In the genome of Rhodoplanes sp. Z2-YC6860, one region contains:
- a CDS encoding methionyl-tRNA formyltransferase, producing the protein MRIVVHGQQAFGKAVLEALLKRGENVVGVYVAPEKPGAKADPLKEAALAANLPVFQPDSYKKPEVWEQFKSLKPDLQVMAFVTLFVPEEFLNIPTHGSIQYHPSLLPAYRGASAINWPIIKGEKETGLSIFWPDNGLDTGDVLIQKKTPISDTDTLGTVYFDRLFPMGVDAMLESVDLVKAGKAPRIKQDESKATYEGRCGADNGRIDWGKPWEQIDRLIRGCNPAPGAWTTLDGKQLKVFDAKPLPAKDPKGIAGKTGEIVAVDADGFTVACADGRFKVTRVQPADGKKIEAGEWAKSANLAVKARFS; encoded by the coding sequence ATGCGTATCGTCGTTCACGGCCAGCAGGCGTTCGGCAAGGCCGTGCTGGAAGCGCTGCTCAAGCGCGGTGAGAATGTCGTCGGTGTCTATGTCGCGCCGGAAAAACCCGGCGCCAAGGCCGACCCGCTGAAGGAAGCGGCGCTCGCCGCCAACCTCCCGGTGTTCCAGCCGGACTCCTACAAGAAGCCCGAGGTCTGGGAGCAGTTCAAATCGCTGAAGCCCGACCTCCAGGTGATGGCCTTCGTCACGCTGTTCGTGCCGGAGGAATTCCTCAACATCCCGACCCACGGCTCGATTCAGTATCACCCGTCGCTGCTGCCGGCTTATCGCGGCGCAAGCGCGATCAACTGGCCGATCATCAAGGGCGAGAAGGAAACCGGGCTGTCGATCTTCTGGCCGGACAACGGCCTCGATACCGGCGACGTGCTGATCCAGAAGAAGACGCCGATCAGCGACACCGACACGCTCGGCACGGTCTACTTCGACCGCCTGTTCCCGATGGGCGTTGACGCCATGCTGGAGTCGGTCGATCTCGTCAAAGCCGGCAAGGCGCCGCGCATCAAGCAGGACGAGTCGAAGGCGACCTACGAAGGCCGCTGTGGCGCCGACAACGGCAGGATCGACTGGGGCAAGCCCTGGGAGCAGATCGACCGGCTCATCCGCGGCTGCAATCCCGCGCCGGGCGCCTGGACCACGCTCGACGGCAAGCAGCTCAAGGTGTTCGACGCCAAGCCTCTGCCGGCGAAGGACCCCAAGGGCATCGCCGGCAAGACCGGTGAGATCGTTGCGGTGGACGCCGACGGCTTCACCGTGGCCTGCGCCGATGGGCGCTTCAAGGTGACCCGCGTGCAGCCCGCCGACGGCAAGAAGATCGAAGCCGGCGAATGGGCGAAGTCGGCCAACCTCGCCGTCAAAGCCAGATTCTCGTGA
- a CDS encoding formate--tetrahydrofolate ligase, with product MPASQHQSPKSDIEIAQASKPRRILDVAKDKLGIAPENLEPYGHHKAKVSMDYIKTLKDKKNGKLVLVTAISPTPAGEGKTTTTVGLTDALNFIGKKAMCALREPSLGPCFGVKGGAAGGGYAQVIPMEDINLHFTGDFHAITSAHNLLSALIDNHIYWGNALGIDSRRVTWRRVMDMNDRALREIVCSLGGVANGYPREAGFDITVASEVMAIFCLATDLEDLKRRLGDVIVGYTRDRKPVRAKELNANGAMTALLKDAIAPNLVQTLEGTPAFIHGGPFANIAHGCNSVSATTAALKLADYVVTEAGFGADLGAEKFLDIKCRKAGLKPDCVVIVATIRALKMHGGVKKEDLKKEDLKALEAGMSNLQQHIENVKKFGMPAVVSINRFSADTDAEIALVKEKCKALGVEALMADHWAMGGEGAADVAKAVVKICDEGKANLKYLYPDEMPLFEKIRTICKEIYRADDATADKSVKDQLKTWEEMGFAKLPVCIAKTQYSFSTNPDAKGAPRGFSIPVREVRLSAGAEFIVAICGEIMTMPGLPKVPSADSINVNEQGKIVGLF from the coding sequence ATGCCTGCCTCGCAGCATCAGTCTCCGAAATCCGACATTGAAATCGCCCAGGCTTCCAAGCCTCGCCGCATCCTCGACGTGGCGAAGGACAAGCTCGGCATCGCGCCCGAGAATCTCGAACCCTATGGCCACCACAAGGCCAAGGTCTCGATGGACTACATCAAGACCCTGAAGGACAAGAAGAACGGCAAGTTGGTCCTGGTCACGGCGATCAGCCCGACGCCCGCCGGCGAGGGCAAGACCACGACCACCGTGGGCCTCACCGATGCGCTGAACTTCATTGGCAAGAAGGCGATGTGCGCGCTGCGTGAGCCGTCGCTCGGCCCGTGCTTCGGCGTGAAAGGCGGCGCGGCCGGCGGCGGCTATGCCCAGGTGATCCCGATGGAGGACATCAACCTCCACTTCACCGGCGACTTCCACGCCATCACGTCGGCGCACAATCTGCTCTCGGCGCTGATCGACAATCACATCTATTGGGGCAACGCGCTCGGCATCGACTCGCGCCGCGTCACCTGGCGGCGTGTCATGGACATGAACGACCGCGCGCTGCGCGAGATCGTCTGCTCGCTGGGCGGCGTCGCCAACGGCTATCCGCGCGAGGCGGGCTTCGACATCACGGTGGCGTCGGAGGTCATGGCGATCTTCTGTCTCGCCACCGATCTCGAAGATCTGAAGCGGCGGCTCGGCGACGTCATCGTCGGCTACACCCGCGACCGCAAGCCGGTGCGCGCCAAGGAGCTGAACGCCAATGGCGCGATGACTGCGCTGCTCAAGGACGCGATCGCACCGAACCTGGTGCAGACGCTGGAAGGCACGCCCGCGTTCATCCACGGCGGTCCGTTCGCCAACATCGCCCACGGCTGCAACTCGGTGTCGGCGACCACCGCGGCGTTGAAGCTCGCCGATTATGTGGTGACGGAAGCCGGCTTCGGCGCCGACCTCGGCGCGGAGAAGTTCCTGGACATCAAATGCCGCAAGGCCGGCCTCAAGCCCGACTGCGTCGTCATCGTCGCGACCATCCGCGCGCTGAAGATGCACGGCGGGGTCAAGAAGGAAGACCTGAAAAAGGAGGACCTGAAGGCGCTCGAAGCCGGCATGTCGAACCTCCAGCAGCACATCGAGAACGTCAAGAAGTTCGGTATGCCGGCGGTGGTCTCGATCAATCGCTTCTCCGCCGACACCGACGCCGAAATCGCGCTGGTCAAGGAGAAGTGCAAGGCGCTCGGCGTCGAGGCGCTGATGGCCGATCATTGGGCGATGGGCGGCGAGGGCGCGGCCGATGTCGCCAAGGCCGTCGTGAAGATCTGCGACGAGGGCAAGGCCAACCTGAAGTATCTCTACCCCGACGAGATGCCGCTGTTCGAGAAGATCCGCACCATCTGCAAGGAGATCTACCGCGCCGACGACGCCACCGCCGACAAGTCGGTGAAGGACCAGCTCAAGACTTGGGAGGAGATGGGCTTCGCCAAGCTGCCGGTCTGCATCGCCAAGACGCAGTATTCGTTCTCGACCAATCCGGACGCCAAGGGCGCGCCCAGAGGGTTCTCGATCCCGGTGCGCGAGGTGCGGCTCTCGGCCGGCGCCGAGTTCATCGTGGCGATCTGCGGAGAGATCATGACCATGCCGGGCCTGCCCAAGGTGCCGTCGGCCGACAGCATCAACGTCAACGAGCAGGGCAAGATCGTCGGGTTGTTCTAG
- a CDS encoding glutathione S-transferase family protein translates to MLKFYYSAAPNPTKVALFLEEAGLPYEAVPVDTRKGDQHKPEFLAINPNAKVPAIVDGDAVVFDSSAILIYLAEKTGKFIPAKTDKARGELLSWMFFVSSGVGPYSGQSVHFRNYAPEKIPYAINRYAFEAQRHFGILDARLAKQKYMLGDTYTIVDMNVWGWARLIPNVLGEGGWAKFPNLKRVVDEITARPAAQKAMTLKDRHQFKTEFDEVAKKAMFGHLSQQVA, encoded by the coding sequence ATGCTCAAGTTCTACTATTCCGCCGCGCCGAACCCGACCAAGGTCGCGCTGTTCCTCGAAGAGGCCGGACTGCCTTACGAGGCGGTCCCGGTCGACACCCGCAAGGGCGATCAGCACAAGCCGGAATTCCTCGCCATCAATCCGAATGCCAAGGTTCCGGCGATCGTCGACGGCGACGCGGTGGTGTTCGATTCCAGCGCCATCCTGATCTATCTCGCCGAGAAGACCGGCAAGTTCATTCCAGCCAAGACCGACAAGGCTCGTGGCGAACTGTTGTCCTGGATGTTCTTCGTGTCGTCCGGCGTCGGGCCTTATTCGGGCCAGTCGGTGCACTTCCGCAATTACGCGCCGGAGAAGATTCCCTACGCCATCAACCGCTACGCCTTCGAGGCGCAGCGCCACTTCGGCATTCTCGATGCGCGGCTCGCGAAGCAGAAGTACATGCTGGGCGACACCTACACCATCGTCGACATGAACGTCTGGGGCTGGGCGCGCCTCATTCCGAATGTGCTGGGCGAGGGCGGCTGGGCCAAATTCCCGAATCTCAAGCGCGTGGTCGACGAGATCACCGCGCGGCCCGCGGCGCAGAAGGCTATGACGCTCAAGGATCGGCACCAGTTCAAGACCGAGTTCGACGAGGTCGCCAAGAAGGCGATGTTCGGCCATCTGTCCCAGCAGGTTGCCTGA
- a CDS encoding hydrolase produces MPNFTDLLTPDNSQVLFIDQQPQMAFGVQSIDRQTLKNNVVALAKAAKIFNVPATITTVETESFSGHTYPELLAVYPTHKILERTSMNSWDDQNVRDALAATGRKKIVVSGLWTEVCNLMFALSAIKDAQYEIYMVADASGGTSSDAHKYAMDRMVQAGVIPVTWQQVLLEWQRDWARKKTYDAVIGLVQEHSGAYGIGVDYAYTLVHKAPERVKHGERIGPNPAK; encoded by the coding sequence ATGCCCAACTTCACCGACCTTCTGACGCCCGACAACAGCCAGGTCCTGTTCATCGATCAGCAGCCGCAGATGGCCTTCGGCGTGCAGTCCATCGACCGCCAGACGCTGAAGAACAACGTGGTGGCGCTCGCCAAGGCCGCCAAGATCTTCAACGTGCCGGCGACGATCACCACCGTGGAGACCGAAAGCTTCTCCGGCCATACTTATCCCGAGCTGCTCGCGGTCTATCCGACCCACAAGATTCTCGAGCGCACTTCGATGAACTCCTGGGACGATCAGAACGTCCGCGATGCGCTGGCCGCGACCGGACGGAAGAAGATCGTGGTGTCGGGACTGTGGACCGAGGTCTGCAACCTGATGTTCGCGCTCTCCGCGATCAAGGATGCGCAATACGAGATCTACATGGTGGCCGACGCCTCCGGCGGCACGTCATCCGACGCGCACAAATATGCGATGGACCGCATGGTGCAGGCCGGCGTGATCCCGGTGACCTGGCAGCAGGTGCTGCTCGAATGGCAGCGCGACTGGGCGCGTAAGAAGACTTACGATGCCGTCATCGGCCTGGTGCAGGAGCATTCCGGCGCCTACGGCATCGGCGTCGACTACGCCTACACGCTGGTGCACAAGGCACCGGAGCGCGTGAAGCACGGCGAACGGATTGGACCCAATCCGGCGAAGTGA
- a CDS encoding pirin family protein translates to MLNHRKAEERGRADLGWLDSRHTFSFGHYFDPEHMGVGPLRVINDDRVAAGAGFPTHPHSDMEIISYVLEGGLAHRDSIGTGSVIRPGDVQRMSAGTGIRHSEFNASDSEPVHFLQIWIIPEKDGLAPGYEQKTFDAESKRGKLKLVGSRDGRDGSVTIHRDVDLYATLPGDGGTVTHKLADGRIGWVQVAQGTATLNGEELRPGDGVALDAGDAIKLTGTSDDAEILLFDMAA, encoded by the coding sequence ATGCTGAACCACCGCAAAGCCGAAGAGCGCGGACGCGCCGATCTCGGCTGGCTCGACAGCCGCCACACCTTCTCATTCGGCCACTACTTCGACCCGGAACACATGGGCGTGGGTCCGCTGCGCGTGATCAACGACGATCGCGTGGCGGCGGGCGCGGGCTTTCCCACCCATCCGCACAGCGACATGGAGATCATCTCCTACGTGCTGGAAGGCGGGCTGGCGCACCGCGACAGCATCGGCACCGGCTCGGTGATCCGGCCGGGCGACGTGCAACGCATGTCGGCCGGCACCGGTATCCGCCACAGCGAGTTCAATGCATCGGACAGTGAGCCCGTGCACTTCCTGCAGATCTGGATCATTCCGGAAAAGGACGGCCTTGCGCCAGGCTACGAGCAGAAGACCTTCGACGCCGAGAGCAAGCGCGGCAAGCTGAAGCTGGTCGGCTCGCGCGACGGCCGCGACGGCTCGGTGACGATCCACCGCGACGTCGATCTCTACGCCACCCTTCCGGGCGACGGCGGCACCGTCACCCACAAGCTTGCCGACGGCCGCATCGGCTGGGTGCAGGTGGCGCAGGGCACCGCGACGCTCAACGGCGAGGAGCTTCGCCCGGGCGACGGCGTGGCGCTCGATGCCGGTGACGCGATCAAGCTGACCGGCACCTCGGACGATGCCGAGATTCTGCTGTTCGACATGGCCGCCTGA
- a CDS encoding LysR family transcriptional regulator — protein MDKLDAMSAFARVVAAGSYAEAARRMGLTRSAVSKAVTELEQLLGVRLLDRTTRRVTPTEAGRVYYERVTGILSDVESTESAVSRLHDEPKGQLKINAPMSFGTLYLGPAIAEFMVAYADLRVELILNDRFIDPIEEGVDITVRIAALPDSSLIARKLAPARRVLAASPAYLKAHGVPKAPGDLVHHRALSFGHSQAAQRFELTQNGETLSVPVTSCLCSNNGDVLRAAALNGNGIVLLPTFLIGPDIAAKKLAVVLPDFEPTGLGIYAVYAPNRYLAAKTRVFIDFLAERFGPQPVWDRF, from the coding sequence ATGGACAAACTCGACGCCATGAGCGCCTTCGCCCGCGTGGTCGCCGCCGGCAGCTACGCCGAGGCCGCGCGCCGGATGGGACTGACGCGGTCGGCGGTGAGCAAGGCGGTCACCGAACTCGAGCAGCTTCTTGGCGTGCGGCTTCTCGATCGCACCACGCGCCGCGTCACGCCGACCGAGGCGGGCCGCGTCTATTACGAGCGCGTCACAGGAATCCTCTCGGACGTCGAGAGCACCGAGAGCGCGGTGTCGCGGCTGCATGACGAGCCGAAGGGACAGCTCAAGATCAATGCGCCGATGTCGTTCGGGACGCTTTATCTCGGCCCCGCCATCGCCGAGTTCATGGTGGCCTATGCGGATTTGCGCGTCGAGCTCATTCTCAACGACCGCTTCATCGATCCGATCGAGGAGGGTGTCGACATCACGGTGCGCATCGCCGCATTGCCGGACTCAAGCCTGATCGCGCGAAAGCTCGCGCCGGCGCGGCGTGTGCTCGCGGCCTCGCCCGCTTACTTGAAGGCACACGGCGTGCCGAAGGCGCCGGGCGATCTCGTCCATCACCGGGCTTTGAGCTTCGGCCACTCTCAGGCGGCACAGCGCTTCGAGTTGACGCAGAACGGTGAGACGCTGTCGGTGCCGGTCACGTCGTGCCTGTGTTCGAACAACGGCGACGTGCTGCGCGCCGCGGCGCTGAACGGCAACGGCATCGTGCTGCTGCCGACGTTCCTGATCGGCCCGGATATCGCGGCCAAGAAGCTCGCCGTGGTGCTGCCGGACTTCGAGCCGACCGGGCTCGGCATCTATGCGGTCTACGCACCGAACCGCTATCTCGCGGCCAAGACCCGCGTGTTCATCGATTTCCTGGCCGAGCGGTTTGGGCCGCAGCCGGTGTGGGACCGGTTTTAG
- the bla gene encoding class A beta-lactamase translates to MTTRRDVIAGAAALAGFGLLGANRAQAGLPDTLKAELTRIELESGGRLGVAVLDTGSGARVDHRGDERFPMCSTFKLLGAAAVLKRVDGGQEKLERRIVFSAKDIVANSPITEKHVGGDGMTLAEICEAAMTVSDNTAGNLILKSLSGPKGITDFARTLGDSMTRLDRFETELNEALPSDPRDTTTPLSMLGNVQKLVLGDALSAGSKDQLTKWLLANKTGDTRVRAGLPAGWRTGDKTGSGERGTTNDIGVLWPPDGGAPIVVTIYLTGTQASAENRNATLAAVGRAIVSSGKRS, encoded by the coding sequence ATGACCACACGACGGGATGTGATCGCCGGCGCAGCCGCGCTGGCGGGCTTTGGGCTGTTGGGGGCGAACCGCGCGCAGGCCGGCCTGCCGGATACGCTCAAGGCAGAACTGACCCGCATCGAGCTTGAAAGCGGCGGCAGGCTTGGCGTCGCGGTGCTGGACACGGGCTCCGGCGCACGCGTCGATCATCGCGGCGACGAGCGCTTCCCGATGTGCAGCACGTTCAAGCTGCTCGGCGCGGCCGCGGTGCTCAAGCGCGTCGACGGCGGCCAGGAGAAGCTCGAGCGCCGCATCGTGTTTTCGGCCAAGGACATCGTGGCCAATTCGCCCATCACCGAGAAGCACGTCGGCGGCGACGGCATGACGCTCGCCGAGATCTGCGAAGCCGCGATGACGGTGAGCGACAACACCGCCGGCAATCTCATTCTCAAGAGCCTCAGCGGGCCGAAAGGCATCACGGATTTCGCGCGCACGCTCGGCGATTCCATGACCCGGCTCGATCGTTTCGAGACCGAGCTGAACGAGGCCCTGCCCAGCGACCCACGCGATACCACGACGCCGCTTTCGATGCTCGGCAACGTGCAGAAGCTCGTGCTCGGCGACGCGCTGTCGGCAGGCTCGAAGGACCAGCTCACCAAATGGCTTCTGGCCAACAAGACCGGCGACACGCGGGTCCGCGCCGGACTGCCGGCCGGCTGGCGCACCGGCGACAAGACCGGCTCGGGCGAGCGCGGCACCACGAACGATATCGGCGTGCTGTGGCCGCCGGACGGCGGCGCGCCGATCGTGGTGACCATCTATCTCACCGGCACGCAGGCATCGGCGGAAAACCGCAACGCGACTCTTGCCGCTGTCGGCCGTGCGATTGTGTCGAGCGGCAAGCGGAGCTGA
- a CDS encoding tripartite tricarboxylate transporter substrate-binding protein: MKSRFGFSVIWAAGALATLLAFPATTQAQDYPSHSITVIVPFPAGGPSDVIARIVTDQMARTLGQSMVIENVGGAGGVIGSGRVATAPADGYTLLAGSMGSHVAAPVLTPNIRYNPLDFTPIGPTAHSPPIIVARKDFPAKDLHDFVADLKEQGNGFKEAHGGIGSSSHMACLLFNAATGIKPTLVAYRGSNPAMNDMIGGHVDFFCEQSVSVIEQIKSGTVKAYAVAAAERLASLPELPTATEMGVSYVMSIWAGIFGPKGLPAPVVTKLADALDKALDDPGVRMKINALGGSIPGKAERNPAAFDAYVKSEIERWEPILKATAEPPK; encoded by the coding sequence ATGAAGTCCCGTTTCGGATTCTCGGTGATTTGGGCCGCCGGCGCACTCGCCACTTTGCTGGCTTTCCCGGCAACCACACAGGCCCAGGACTATCCCAGCCATTCCATCACGGTGATCGTGCCGTTCCCGGCCGGCGGCCCAAGCGATGTCATCGCGCGCATCGTCACCGACCAGATGGCAAGGACGCTCGGCCAATCGATGGTGATCGAGAATGTCGGCGGCGCGGGCGGCGTGATCGGCAGCGGCCGCGTCGCGACCGCACCGGCCGACGGCTACACGCTGCTCGCCGGCAGCATGGGCTCGCATGTCGCCGCGCCGGTGCTGACGCCGAACATCCGCTACAACCCGCTCGACTTCACGCCGATCGGACCGACCGCGCATTCGCCGCCGATCATCGTGGCTCGTAAGGATTTCCCTGCGAAGGATCTCCACGATTTCGTCGCCGACCTCAAGGAGCAGGGCAACGGCTTCAAGGAGGCCCATGGCGGCATCGGCTCGTCGTCGCACATGGCGTGTCTTTTGTTCAACGCCGCGACCGGCATCAAGCCCACGCTTGTGGCCTACCGCGGCAGCAATCCCGCGATGAACGATATGATCGGCGGACACGTCGATTTCTTCTGCGAGCAGTCGGTCAGCGTGATCGAACAGATCAAGTCCGGCACCGTCAAAGCCTACGCGGTGGCGGCCGCCGAGCGGCTCGCCTCGCTGCCGGAACTCCCCACCGCCACCGAGATGGGCGTGAGCTACGTCATGAGCATCTGGGCCGGCATCTTCGGACCCAAGGGGCTGCCGGCGCCGGTCGTGACGAAGCTCGCGGACGCGCTCGACAAGGCGCTGGACGATCCGGGTGTGCGGATGAAGATCAACGCACTCGGCGGCTCGATCCCCGGCAAGGCCGAGCGCAACCCGGCCGCGTTCGATGCCTATGTCAAAAGCGAAATCGAACGCTGGGAACCGATCCTGAAGGCCACCGCCGAACCGCCGAAATAG
- a CDS encoding Gfo/Idh/MocA family protein, with amino-acid sequence MATPVRVACIGMGWWSDVLADAMKRSDKIEIVACHTRSEDKRLAFAKKYGCKPIASYDDVLADRSIEAIINTTPNDVHLATTSAAAAAGKHVFLDKPIANSVSEGRAITEVCRKAGVILGMGYQRRRESHFRWVKKQIEAGLFGKLVNAEANISRDRLGKIDLSSWRYQAAGMPGGVMLQIGIHYTDVLTYLMGPVKAVRGQFAQLVLPGDNPDVASLILEHESGALSTLNASYASASEYYLMNIYGKDATAYYDMHGGLRLLKRGEDKPAPVSTAKNDTFVEELEEFAAAVRGGPKPEVGGEYATESLAVVRAGILSAREGRRVEVAEVLKND; translated from the coding sequence ATGGCAACTCCTGTTCGCGTCGCGTGCATTGGAATGGGCTGGTGGTCGGATGTGCTCGCCGACGCCATGAAGCGCTCGGACAAGATCGAGATCGTCGCCTGTCATACGCGCTCCGAAGACAAGCGCTTGGCGTTTGCCAAGAAATACGGCTGCAAGCCGATCGCGAGTTATGACGACGTGCTGGCCGACCGTTCGATCGAAGCGATCATCAACACCACGCCAAACGACGTGCATCTGGCGACCACCAGCGCTGCAGCCGCGGCCGGCAAGCATGTGTTCCTCGACAAGCCAATCGCCAACAGCGTGTCCGAAGGACGCGCCATCACCGAGGTGTGCCGCAAAGCCGGCGTCATCCTGGGGATGGGCTATCAACGCCGGCGCGAGAGCCATTTCCGCTGGGTGAAGAAGCAGATCGAGGCCGGCTTGTTCGGCAAGCTGGTCAATGCCGAAGCCAATATCAGCCGCGACCGGCTCGGCAAGATCGATCTCAGCTCGTGGCGGTATCAGGCCGCCGGCATGCCGGGCGGTGTGATGCTGCAGATCGGCATCCACTACACCGACGTGCTGACCTATCTGATGGGGCCGGTCAAAGCTGTGCGCGGGCAGTTCGCGCAGCTCGTGCTGCCCGGTGACAACCCCGATGTCGCGAGCCTCATTCTCGAACACGAGAGCGGCGCGCTGTCGACGCTGAACGCGAGCTACGCCTCCGCGTCGGAATATTACCTGATGAACATCTACGGCAAGGACGCCACCGCCTATTACGACATGCATGGCGGGCTGCGGCTGCTCAAACGAGGCGAGGACAAGCCCGCGCCGGTCTCGACCGCGAAGAACGACACGTTCGTCGAAGAGCTGGAAGAGTTTGCCGCGGCCGTGCGCGGCGGACCCAAGCCCGAGGTCGGCGGCGAATACGCGACGGAGTCATTGGCGGTCGTGCGCGCAGGCATCCTGTCGGCACGCGAAGGCCGGCGCGTCGAGGTGGCGGAGGTTTTGAAGAACGATTGA
- a CDS encoding GlcG/HbpS family heme-binding protein: MYIADTKRLTHDGAKKMMAVAVDEARKAGIAIACCIVDAGGHVVILERMDGGRFHTLHSCTTKAVCAASNKRPTTAKGAVGQDLDVTHAIGLALAAGPERWTAMEGGVPILSDGECIGGVGVSGGDWQTDQRIAQAAVESIGASWK, from the coding sequence ATGTACATTGCCGACACCAAGCGCCTGACCCACGACGGCGCCAAGAAAATGATGGCCGTTGCCGTCGACGAAGCCCGCAAGGCGGGCATCGCCATCGCGTGCTGCATCGTCGATGCCGGCGGACACGTCGTGATCCTGGAGCGGATGGACGGCGGCCGGTTTCACACGCTGCATTCCTGCACCACCAAGGCGGTGTGCGCGGCGTCCAACAAGCGGCCGACCACCGCCAAAGGCGCAGTGGGCCAGGACCTTGATGTGACACATGCGATCGGGCTCGCACTCGCGGCAGGCCCCGAGCGCTGGACCGCCATGGAGGGCGGCGTGCCGATCCTCAGCGATGGCGAGTGCATCGGCGGCGTCGGCGTCAGCGGCGGCGACTGGCAGACCGACCAGAGGATCGCCCAGGCCGCGGTCGAATCTATCGGCGCGAGCTGGAAGTGA
- a CDS encoding PsiF family protein, with protein MFRTRITTVAAVLLSATIIAVPALAQTAAPAPEPKKSRLTLTREKIKEMRAKWKANRPKLKACRAEVKKKGLTGDDRWFFISGCMEKA; from the coding sequence ATGTTTCGAACCAGGATCACCACAGTGGCCGCAGTCTTGCTGTCGGCCACGATCATCGCTGTACCGGCGCTGGCTCAGACGGCTGCGCCCGCGCCCGAACCGAAAAAATCCAGGCTCACGCTGACGCGCGAGAAGATCAAGGAGATGCGGGCGAAGTGGAAGGCCAACCGGCCGAAGCTCAAGGCCTGCCGCGCCGAGGTGAAGAAGAAGGGCCTGACCGGCGACGACCGCTGGTTCTTCATCTCGGGGTGCATGGAGAAGGCGTGA